Proteins encoded together in one Polypterus senegalus isolate Bchr_013 chromosome 16, ASM1683550v1, whole genome shotgun sequence window:
- the klhl38a gene encoding kelch-like protein 38 — protein MNEESPKGLTFFDREFSSDLLAQLNSLRQDEVFTDVMLCTGDREFPCHRNVLVSSSPYFKAMFCSNFRERFLSKVTLPGISSDALSQLLDYVYTGTITITTEDVLPLMEMAALLQYSRLFEACSSFLLGLLNPENCLSMIRLSEALGCSKLGQKAKDIALRRFSDVAASEEFRELSLKDLIDYLGDDQLCLQEEQVFEVLMAWIHCDLQSRKDSILDLFRNVRLQHVHPTYLFQFIANEPLIKRSAICTGLIEALRRTTALSLPNAPRRCASHESLVLVGGRKNNQQTARDVLLYEEASQKWQWLSKLPLRLYKSSSVLVHGVLYILGGLVMNGRKAEVTSNVYTFSFKSHQWRRADPMLEPHYAHTSIASMHYIFVLGGLGLAKQVSNDVERYNIVYNLWEAMAPMPVAVLHPAVAVKDQRIYVFGGEDAKQYPVRLIQVYHMTRNLWHRLETRTVKNVYAPAAVLDDRIFIVGGYTRRMIAYDPKTNTFTNCASMKERRMHHGATVIDNKLYVTGGRFVTSFNVIQDSDCVDCYDPKTDCWSSKGRLPYKVFDHGVHAFPRVSGEVTPV, from the exons ATGAATGAAGAGTCCCCAAAAGGCCTCACCTTCTTTGACAGAGAATTTTCGTCAGACCTCCTCGCGCAGCTCAACTCTCTTCGACAAGATGAGGTCTTCACTGATGTCATGCTCTGCACGGGCGACAGGGAGTTTCCCTGTCATCGTAATGTTCTCGTTTCAAGCAGTCCTTACTTCAAGGCGATGTTCTGCAGCAACTTCCGAGAACGTTTTCTATCAAAAGTCACTTTGCCAGGGATCTCGTCCGATGCCCTAAGTCAACTTTTGGATTATGTTTATACCGGGACGATCACAATAACAACAGAAGACGTGCTGCCCTTGATGGAAATGGCAGCACTTTTGCAGTACTCCCGTCTCTTTGAAGCCTGTTCTTCCTTCCTCCTGGGACTTCTAAATCCCGAGAACTGCCTGAGCATGATCCGGCTCTCTGAAGCACTTGGCTGCAGTAAGCTTGGCCAGAAGGCCAAAGACATTGCGTTGCGCAGATTTTCTGACGTGGCCGCATCGGAAGAGTTCAGGGAGCTCTCTTTGAAAGATCTGATTGATTATCTGGGCGACGATCAGCTGTGTCTCCAGGAGGAGCAGGTCTTTGAGGTGTTAATGGCATGGATTCACTGTGACCTGCAAAGTAGGAAGGACTCGATCCTTGATCTCTTCAGAAACGTCAGACTGCAGCACGTCCACCCAACGTATCTGTTCCAATTCATAGCCAACGAGCCTCTGATTAAGCGTTCCGCCATCTGCACCGGTTTGATAGAAGCTTTACGGCGCACAACGGCACTCAGTCTCCCCAACGCCCCACGACGGTGCGCAAGTCATGAAAGCCTGGTCCTGGTCGGAGGGAGAAAGAACAACCAGCAAACCGCCAGAGACGTTTTACTGTACGAAGAAGCCTCTCAGAAGTGGCAGTGGCTCTCAAAGTTGCCGCTGCGCCTCTATAAGTCTTCTTCGGTGCTCGTTCACGGCGTCCTCTATATTTTGGGGGGCCTGGTCATGAACGGAAGGAAGGCTGAAGTCACTTCCAACGTGTACACGTTCTCTTTCAAATCGCACCAGTGGAGGCGAGCTGACCCCATGCTCGAGCCGCATTACGCTCACACGAGCATCGCATCGATGCACTACATCTTTGTCCTTGGGGGTCTTGGGCTGGCAAAGCAAGTCTCCAACGACGTGGAAAGATATAACATCGTCTACAACCTTTGGGAAGCCATGGCCCCGATGCCTGTAGCTGTCCTTCATCCGGCTGTTGCCGTTAAAGATCAAAGAATATACGTTTTTGGAGGGGAGGATGCAAAGCAATACCCGGTCAGACTCATTCAG GTTTACCACATGACTCGAAATTTGTGGCACCGCTTAGAAACAAGAACGGTGAAGAACGTGTATGCACCAGCAGCTGTCCTCGACGACCGAATCTTCATTGTTGGAG gctacacaaggAGAATGATTGCCTACGACCCGAAGACAAACACATTTACTAACTGTGCCAGCATGAAGGAGAGACGTATGCATCATGGAGCCACCGTCATTGATAACAAACTCTACGTTACTGGCGGACGATTCGTTACCAGTTTCAACGTCATTCAGGATTCAGACTGTGTAGACTGCTATGATCCTAAAACAGACTGCTGGTCCTCTAAGGGGAGACTACCGTATAAAGTTTTCGACCATGGAGTCCATGCTTTCCCGAGAGTGAGTGGTGAAGTAACTCCAGTTTGA
- the mc2r gene encoding adrenocorticotropic hormone receptor has translation MASNRNSSIGGATTSDCEEVKIPEEIFFTITVISLSENLLIVLAVIKNKNLHSPMNCFICSLAFSNLLSTLAKTCENIMISHLDPKGETEKKVDDIIDALLCMSFLGSISNLLAIAVDRYITIFHALRYHHLMTMKRASVILAGIWLFCAVNGMVLVFFSYVTFILIFFILLYVVSLLLILVLYVRMFLLAQAHARTIASLPGQRVYQTTNAKGTITLTILLGVFIVCWSPFFFHLIIMLVCPFNPYCECYRSLFQVNLLFMMLNAVIDPLIYAFRSAELRNTFRNMFCLSRTRLCS, from the coding sequence ATGGCCTCAAACAGAAACTCCTCCATCGGCGGCGCCACCACCAGCGACTGTGAAGAAGTGAAAATCCCGGAGGAAATATTTTTCACAATCACCGTGATaagcttaagtgaaaatctgCTGATTGTTCTTGCTGTGAttaagaacaaaaacctgcactcCCCCATGAACTGCTTCATTTGTAGCTTAGCATTTTCAAATCTACTTTCGACTCTGGCGAAAACCTGTGAGAACATCATGATCAGCCACTTGGATCCCAAGGGGGAAACTGAGAAGAAGGTGGACGATATTATCGACGCCCTGCTTTGTATGTCCTTCCTGGGTTCAATTTCAAATTTACTGGCTATTGCTGTAGATCGATATATTACGATTTTCCACGCCCTAAGGTACCACCACTTAATGACCATGAAGAGAGCGTCCGTGATTTTAGCCGGAATATGGCTCTTCTGTGCAGTCAACGGGATGGTGCTGGTGTTTTTTTCCTAcgtgacttttattttgattttcttcataCTTCTATATGTGGTTTCTTTGCtactcattttggttctgtacgttcGAATGTTTCTGTTGGCACAAGCTCATGCCAGGACAATTGCTTCTCTTCCAGGCCAAAGGGTTTACCAAACGACGAACGCAAAAGGAACCATAACGCTCACCATCCTTTTGGGCGTCTTCATCGTCTGCTGGTCTCCATTTTTCTTCCACCTAATCATTATGCTGGTGTGCCCATTCAACCCGTACTGTGAGTGCTACAGGTcactctttcaagtgaatctcctgTTCATGATGTTAAATGCTGTAATTGACCCTCTCATATATGCCTTTCGAAGCGCTGAACTGAGGAACACCTTCAGAAATATGTTCTGCCTGTCAAGAACGCGCTTGTGTTCATGA